Proteins encoded within one genomic window of Deferribacterota bacterium:
- a CDS encoding transposase, translated as MRKVPLATDCVYHIFTKSIDKNVVFKENSDYIRLIEAIKYYIYETLPFNFAAYCKLRDKNTFISKYDLNSKKLVVDIIAYCIMPTHIHLVLKQLVDNGIFIFLRKLLNSYTRYYNIKNERSGPLWQGRFKNVLVDSNEQLLHLTRYVHLNPTTAGIVKNPEDWPYSSYLEYLNISNDKICNYYKYLDIDMKDYKEFVDNRKDYQRELGLIKHLTFEE; from the coding sequence ATGAGAAAAGTACCTTTGGCTACAGATTGCGTATACCATATTTTTACAAAGAGCATTGATAAGAACGTAGTATTTAAGGAAAATAGCGATTATATACGTTTAATTGAGGCAATTAAATATTATATTTATGAAACACTCCCCTTTAATTTTGCTGCTTACTGTAAATTAAGAGATAAAAATACCTTTATATCAAAATATGATCTTAATAGTAAAAAATTAGTTGTAGATATTATTGCATATTGTATTATGCCAACACACATACATTTAGTTTTGAAACAGTTAGTTGATAATGGTATCTTTATATTTTTAAGGAAACTTTTAAATAGCTATACACGTTATTACAATATAAAAAATGAAAGAAGTGGCCCTCTTTGGCAAGGTAGATTTAAAAATGTTTTAGTAGATAGCAATGAACAATTATTGCACTTAACAAGATATGTCCATTTAAATCCAACAACAGCTGGAATTGTTAAAAATCCTGAGGATTGGCCATATTCATCTTATTTAGAATATTTAAATATAAGTAATGACAAAATATGTAATTATTACAAATATCTAGATATTGATATGAAGGATTATAAAGAATTTGTTGATAATAGAAAAGACTATCAAAGAGAACTAGGTCTTATCAAACATTTAACCTTCGAAGAATAG
- a CDS encoding type II toxin-antitoxin system HicA family toxin, translated as MAKLPSLTPQEIIKILEKKGFVLDRIKGSHHIYYQPETKRRVVVPLHKRDLPKGTMLEVLKQAGISKEELRDLL; from the coding sequence GTGGCTAAACTACCATCCCTAACACCACAGGAAATTATCAAGATACTTGAAAAGAAGGGATTTGTATTGGATAGGATTAAAGGAAGCCATCATATTTACTACCAACCTGAAACAAAAAGAAGAGTTGTTGTACCACTTCATAAAAGAGATTTACCAAAGGGAACTATGCTTGAAGTTTTAAAACAAGCAGGTATAAGCAAAGAAGAGTTAAGAGATCTACTATAG
- a CDS encoding type II toxin-antitoxin system HicB family antitoxin, which translates to MKPLSYRIFLRKEPEGGYTVIVPSLAGCVTYGDTIEEAIEMAKEAIELYIESLKEHNEEIPTEEGTLEYTLMVEARG; encoded by the coding sequence ATGAAACCATTAAGCTATAGAATTTTTCTCAGAAAAGAACCTGAAGGGGGTTATACAGTAATAGTTCCTTCTCTTGCAGGCTGTGTCACTTATGGGGATACAATAGAAGAAGCAATAGAGATGGCAAAGGAAGCTATTGAATTATATATAGAGAGCCTGAAAGAGCATAATGAAGAGATACCAACAGAGGAAGGAACGTTAGAATATACTCTAATGGTAGAGGCTCGTGGCTAA
- a CDS encoding nucleotidyltransferase domain-containing protein: MKKDIDIEKLKEEIVERLKPLNPDKIILFGSYAYGTPDEDSDIDLYVVTNDDFIPKNYNEKMEVYLKIANYIQDFLQEHPTDLIVHTRKMHEKFKVVNNSFSREILQKGQLLYEREHNKRLA; the protein is encoded by the coding sequence ATGAAAAAAGATATTGATATTGAAAAACTCAAAGAAGAAATTGTTGAGCGTTTAAAGCCACTAAATCCTGATAAAATTATACTGTTTGGTAGCTACGCTTATGGTACTCCTGATGAAGACAGTGATATTGACCTTTATGTTGTAACAAATGATGATTTTATCCCTAAAAATTATAATGAAAAAATGGAAGTATATTTAAAAATCGCAAACTATATCCAGGACTTTCTTCAGGAACATCCTACAGATTTAATTGTTCACACGAGAAAAATGCATGAAAAATTTAAGGTTGTGAACAACTCATTTTCAAGGGAAATTTTACAAAAAGGGCAATTACTGTATGAAAGAGAACATAATAAAAGACTGGCTTAG